In Melitaea cinxia chromosome 4, ilMelCinx1.1, whole genome shotgun sequence, a single genomic region encodes these proteins:
- the LOC123670366 gene encoding uncharacterized protein LOC123670366 — protein DRRHGAMSFHLAQMLTGHGCFGRYLCRALGREPTSECHHCDAGAEDTAEHTRAVCPAWCEERAALSAAIGADLSLPAVVSAMVGSEENWSAVSSFCSAVMLRKEAAERE, from the coding sequence gataggcgacacggtgcgatgtcgttccacttggcgcagatgctgaccgggcacggctgcttcggtcgctatctgtgccgagcgctggggcgggagccgacgtcggaatgtcaccattgcgacgccggcgccgaggacacggcggagcacacgcgcgcggtctgcccggcgtggtgcgaagagcgcgccgccctgtcggcggccatcggagcggatctctcgctgccggccgtggtctcggccatggtcggcagcgaggagaactggagcgccgtctcctccttctgcagcgccgtgatgctgcggaaggaggcggcggagcgggag